A genome region from Blautia coccoides includes the following:
- a CDS encoding sugar phosphate isomerase/epimerase family protein: protein MKTGVFTVSMPEYSPKEAVRILKELGYDGVEWRVAPVPEEKKENIAYEDRYWQDNKCTLDIEKIEETAESVRQMCDAYQISVFGLTTYLKPHEHRRIESVLRAAAIMGCSQVRVFTPDYDETRNCEELFCETRKNVEILEALAGKYQVKIVFEIHMDNILASASAAKRLLSGCSPDYIGVIFDPGNLVYEGYENYRKSFEMLGDFIAHIHIKNGRLEPSGTDKNGIQQWKRTWTPLKEGSADLKKLFSVMKDMEYKGNVSVEDFSNQENTYDKLRHNLEYLRWLMKEEKV, encoded by the coding sequence ATGAAAACAGGGGTTTTTACAGTGAGTATGCCGGAATACAGTCCAAAAGAGGCTGTCCGGATATTAAAAGAACTGGGATATGACGGAGTGGAGTGGCGGGTGGCGCCGGTGCCGGAAGAAAAGAAGGAAAATATTGCGTATGAGGATCGGTACTGGCAGGATAACAAATGTACTTTGGATATAGAAAAAATAGAGGAGACAGCAGAGAGTGTAAGGCAGATGTGTGATGCTTATCAGATCTCTGTATTTGGACTTACCACTTATCTGAAGCCTCATGAACACAGGAGGATTGAGAGCGTTTTGAGGGCGGCAGCGATTATGGGGTGCAGTCAAGTGCGGGTATTTACTCCTGATTATGACGAGACAAGAAACTGTGAAGAGCTGTTTTGTGAAACCAGGAAAAATGTTGAAATCCTGGAAGCTCTTGCCGGCAAATATCAGGTAAAAATCGTATTTGAAATCCATATGGATAACATTCTGGCCAGTGCAAGTGCGGCCAAGCGGCTTCTTTCAGGATGCAGTCCTGACTATATCGGCGTGATCTTTGACCCTGGAAATCTGGTGTATGAGGGGTATGAAAACTACAGAAAATCATTTGAGATGTTGGGAGATTTCATTGCCCATATACATATTAAAAACGGAAGGCTGGAACCAAGCGGAACAGACAAGAACGGGATACAGCAGTGGAAGAGAACATGGACGCCGTTGAAAGAGGGTAGCGCGGATTTAAAGAAGCTGTTTAGCGTCATGAAGGATATGGAATACAAGGGAAATGTATCAGTGGAGGATTTCTCCAACCAAGAAAATACATATGACAAACTGAGACACAATCTGGAATATCTGCGCTGGCTGATGAAGGAGGAGAAGGTCTGA
- a CDS encoding carbohydrate ABC transporter permease, with amino-acid sequence MKKAVSKTIMYLITFAVCFLLALPVISMFGTSLKTKTMAMSDLGMFPKFQDVYLGNFSKVLHVESFVKSIFNSIFVSVAAMIFCVLIAAFAGYAISRFKGKIFSGFIGLLLVLQMLPMMLTLIPMFMIYKGLGLNNTHAGLIVAYISFSLTFAIWLLKGFFDSVPMELEESGLIDGCSQFQAFVKIILPISKPGLATVAIFTFVRSWNEYMMARILIQTDELKTINLALQKFVQENLVDWSLLSAGAVIATVPTLLFLLFAQKYLVQGLMAGAVKG; translated from the coding sequence ATGAAAAAAGCGGTTTCAAAGACAATTATGTATCTCATCACATTTGCAGTATGTTTTCTGCTGGCACTGCCGGTCATATCCATGTTTGGCACATCTCTTAAGACAAAGACCATGGCAATGAGTGACCTGGGAATGTTCCCGAAATTTCAGGACGTGTATCTGGGGAATTTTAGCAAGGTACTTCATGTTGAATCCTTTGTGAAAAGTATTTTCAACAGTATATTTGTGTCAGTTGCTGCCATGATATTCTGTGTGTTGATCGCTGCGTTTGCTGGATATGCAATTTCCAGATTCAAGGGAAAGATATTCAGCGGATTTATAGGACTTCTGCTTGTGCTCCAGATGCTGCCTATGATGCTGACACTGATACCCATGTTCATGATATACAAAGGACTGGGACTGAATAATACACATGCCGGTCTGATCGTGGCATATATTTCCTTTTCTCTGACATTTGCCATATGGCTGTTGAAAGGTTTTTTCGACTCTGTGCCCATGGAATTGGAAGAATCCGGTCTTATAGACGGCTGCAGCCAGTTTCAGGCATTTGTGAAAATTATTCTGCCCATATCCAAACCGGGACTGGCCACTGTTGCGATTTTTACCTTTGTGCGCTCATGGAATGAGTACATGATGGCAAGAATATTGATCCAGACAGATGAGCTGAAAACCATCAATTTAGCACTACAGAAATTTGTACAGGAGAATCTGGTGGACTGGTCACTTCTTTCCGCCGGCGCGGTGATAGCAACAGTGCCGACTCTTTTATTTCTTTTGTTTGCACAAAAATATCTGGTACAGGGACTGATGGCCGGAGCAGTCAAGGGATAA
- a CDS encoding Gfo/Idh/MocA family protein, with product MGKLGFGVIGCGFIGMLHGQVIASLDGACLAAAADSDDSKTEEAVRRWGCRSYRDYHEMLQDPEVQVVSVCLPSGMHSKVTIEAARAGKHVICEKPIDTDAARAQEMVDTCRECKVELGIIMQHRFDKPIVLLKEAVAQGKLGKLLWGASRTIWYRDEEYFSNPWRGTWEFDGGGSLMNQSIHYIDLLIDIFGKVKSVNGKCRRLLHQEIETEDVGIANIEFENGCLGTVEGTTAAYPGLYAELAVFAEKGTVIIRNDELLFYQLKDGENREFSCLLNKEKANALHQDAAISTDAHKRQYQDFVQAVTENRKPMVTGEDALESLKLIKAIYESSAEGKEVYMGK from the coding sequence ATGGGAAAATTGGGTTTTGGGGTAATTGGATGTGGATTTATAGGAATGCTTCATGGACAGGTCATTGCCTCACTGGATGGGGCCTGTCTGGCAGCAGCCGCAGACAGTGATGACAGTAAAACAGAGGAGGCGGTCAGAAGATGGGGATGCAGGAGCTACAGGGATTACCATGAGATGCTGCAGGACCCGGAGGTTCAGGTGGTTTCTGTCTGCCTCCCGTCAGGGATGCACAGCAAAGTCACCATAGAGGCTGCCCGGGCTGGAAAGCATGTAATCTGTGAAAAGCCCATTGACACGGATGCTGCCCGGGCACAGGAGATGGTAGATACCTGCAGGGAATGCAAAGTAGAACTGGGGATCATTATGCAGCATCGTTTTGATAAGCCCATCGTGCTGTTAAAAGAAGCAGTGGCTCAGGGAAAACTTGGAAAACTGCTCTGGGGAGCATCCAGAACCATTTGGTATAGGGACGAGGAATATTTTTCAAATCCTTGGAGGGGCACATGGGAATTTGACGGAGGGGGTTCCCTTATGAACCAGTCCATCCATTATATAGACCTGCTGATCGACATTTTTGGAAAGGTGAAAAGTGTGAACGGAAAGTGTAGGCGCCTTCTCCACCAGGAGATAGAAACAGAAGATGTAGGGATCGCAAATATTGAATTTGAAAATGGCTGCCTTGGAACCGTGGAGGGCACCACTGCAGCCTATCCCGGGCTGTATGCGGAGTTGGCTGTTTTCGCGGAAAAGGGAACTGTCATTATACGAAACGATGAACTGCTGTTTTATCAGCTGAAGGACGGGGAGAATAGAGAGTTCAGCTGTCTTTTGAATAAGGAAAAAGCCAACGCACTGCACCAGGATGCGGCCATATCCACAGATGCGCATAAGCGTCAGTACCAGGATTTTGTACAGGCTGTCACGGAAAACAGAAAGCCCATGGTGACAGGTGAGGACGCTCTGGAAAGTCTGAAACTGATAAAGGCGATTTATGAATCATCAGCGGAAGGAAAAGAGGTTTATATGGGTAAGTGA
- a CDS encoding zinc-dependent alcohol dehydrogenase has translation MRADKICAYEKGKVRLEKCQVKTPKDNEVLVKTLFSTISPGTELAWLNHMENTPGEYPYDPGYSCCGRIEELGSSVSGFQTGDLVVCNQIHCSRFTIEAEKCTKLPQGINPREASAFRLASISLQGIRKAEIQLGDNVAVLGLGPIGNLAAQLGFCAGAGRITGFDFVEWRRVLAERCGITGTEESGEKEEFDSAFDVVIEATGVPQAVNTAFKMAKPLGRVVLLGSTRGNTDGVNFYRDVHRKGITVVGAHEMHRAQNERDQFGHFRSHKRDEETIVELLAQRRIVLDPLISENAEPENAQNIYDRLLSKKEPLMLAAFCWGEE, from the coding sequence ATGAGAGCCGATAAAATATGTGCATATGAAAAAGGGAAGGTCAGACTGGAGAAGTGTCAGGTGAAGACACCGAAGGATAATGAAGTTCTGGTAAAAACATTATTCAGCACAATTTCACCGGGTACGGAGCTTGCGTGGCTGAATCACATGGAGAATACTCCGGGTGAATATCCTTATGATCCGGGATACAGCTGCTGCGGCCGAATAGAGGAACTGGGTAGCAGCGTATCCGGTTTTCAGACGGGGGATTTGGTTGTGTGCAATCAAATACATTGTTCCCGGTTTACCATAGAAGCAGAAAAATGTACGAAATTACCTCAAGGGATAAATCCACGGGAGGCATCCGCGTTCAGACTGGCTTCTATTTCTTTGCAGGGGATCAGGAAAGCAGAGATTCAGTTGGGGGATAATGTGGCTGTTCTGGGTCTTGGGCCTATTGGAAATCTGGCGGCACAGCTTGGATTCTGCGCTGGGGCAGGCCGTATCACGGGCTTTGATTTTGTAGAATGGAGACGTGTGCTGGCAGAGAGATGCGGCATTACAGGGACAGAGGAAAGCGGAGAAAAAGAAGAATTTGACAGTGCTTTTGATGTTGTTATCGAAGCGACAGGGGTCCCTCAGGCTGTCAATACAGCGTTCAAAATGGCAAAGCCTCTTGGAAGGGTGGTACTTTTGGGTTCTACCAGAGGAAATACTGACGGTGTCAATTTTTATCGGGATGTACATAGAAAGGGAATCACTGTTGTGGGTGCCCACGAAATGCACCGGGCACAGAATGAGAGAGATCAGTTCGGTCATTTCAGGAGCCATAAGAGAGATGAGGAGACCATTGTGGAACTTCTTGCACAGAGGCGGATCGTATTGGATCCCCTCATCAGCGAAAATGCAGAACCCGAAAACGCACAGAACATATATGACAGACTGCTCAGTAAGAAAGAACCGCTGATGCTGGCTGCATTTTGCTGGGGAGAGGAATAG
- a CDS encoding response regulator transcription factor yields the protein MKILLVDDEYYILNGLYQLIHARFPELEIFTGDYVTKAREILYREKPDILITDIRIAEENGLDFIKSIKTDFPQMHVYIISGYSEFEYAKTAIELNVRYYILKPINQKKVVELVRQSMEEIVQERTRRENEIKTLVLAKKKVVLDMILEGGCSEELQEEVKRLGLASLFAGYRVVNISIKEYWTIATYSRSVQLSNLKMFIRNKLDDILREAAEDCYLCIEDETGNYTLITGVGEEILNAVLEQIYAVIYEDFRLYTEFQVSSRYEGELNFYAAYCESRGIGTKASRLLFYSGSESRIVKELEKIRYKAVDTMEQENYIQLASLIELMTVRFSREYAKNRVVQNFSKELYRDIVSYLRAKMAEAHIDFNYEPADVSADSTEYGRKKLADAYTALAENLRTCQQQMNARKNREMIKKVITYMDEDISRASLDSAADYVDTTPIYLSIIFKEVEGIHFKECLIQKKIERAKRLLEDTDLHIYEIGALVGYADIKYFSRMFKRYVGISPQEYRNQSEENKEEHNR from the coding sequence ATGAAGATTTTATTGGTGGATGATGAATACTATATTTTGAATGGTCTATATCAGTTGATTCATGCACGTTTTCCGGAACTGGAGATTTTTACAGGGGATTATGTGACGAAGGCCAGAGAAATTCTGTACAGGGAAAAGCCGGATATCCTGATCACAGATATCAGAATTGCAGAGGAAAACGGACTGGATTTTATCAAAAGCATAAAAACGGATTTTCCCCAAATGCATGTGTATATCATCAGCGGATACAGTGAATTTGAATATGCGAAGACAGCCATTGAGTTAAATGTGAGATATTACATTTTGAAGCCGATTAACCAGAAGAAAGTGGTGGAGCTTGTGCGGCAGTCCATGGAAGAGATCGTACAGGAGAGGACCCGCAGGGAAAATGAGATAAAGACACTGGTCCTGGCTAAGAAAAAGGTGGTCCTTGACATGATACTTGAGGGTGGCTGTTCAGAAGAACTGCAGGAGGAGGTAAAGAGACTTGGACTTGCATCTTTGTTTGCGGGATATCGTGTGGTAAATATCAGCATCAAGGAATATTGGACGATCGCCACGTATTCCCGTTCTGTACAGTTGTCCAATTTGAAGATGTTTATACGCAACAAACTGGATGACATATTACGGGAGGCAGCAGAGGACTGTTACCTGTGTATAGAGGATGAAACGGGGAATTATACTCTGATCACAGGGGTGGGAGAAGAGATATTAAATGCGGTTCTGGAGCAGATTTACGCTGTGATCTATGAGGATTTCAGACTGTATACAGAATTCCAGGTGAGCAGCAGGTATGAGGGAGAATTGAATTTTTACGCGGCATACTGTGAATCCAGAGGAATAGGAACAAAGGCGTCCAGACTGCTCTTTTACAGCGGAAGTGAGAGCCGGATCGTCAAGGAACTGGAAAAGATCCGGTACAAAGCAGTGGATACCATGGAACAGGAGAACTATATACAACTGGCCTCTCTGATAGAGCTGATGACAGTCCGGTTCAGCAGGGAATATGCAAAGAATCGTGTGGTACAGAATTTTTCCAAAGAATTGTACAGAGACATTGTAAGTTATCTCAGGGCAAAGATGGCAGAAGCTCATATTGATTTTAATTATGAGCCGGCGGATGTGAGCGCTGACAGTACAGAGTATGGAAGGAAGAAGCTTGCGGATGCATACACTGCGCTGGCGGAAAATCTGAGGACCTGCCAGCAGCAGATGAACGCCAGGAAAAACAGGGAGATGATCAAAAAAGTTATCACCTATATGGATGAAGATATCAGCCGCGCATCCCTGGACAGCGCGGCAGATTATGTGGATACAACACCTATATACCTAAGTATTATATTCAAAGAAGTAGAAGGAATCCATTTTAAAGAGTGTCTGATACAGAAAAAAATAGAGAGGGCTAAGAGGCTGCTGGAGGATACGGATCTACATATCTACGAAATCGGTGCGCTGGTGGGATACGCGGATATAAAGTATTTCAGCAGGATGTTCAAGCGTTATGTGGGGATCAGCCCTCAGGAGTACAGGAATCAAAGTGAAGAAAATAAGGAGGAACACAATAGATGA
- a CDS encoding sugar phosphate isomerase/epimerase family protein — MGYEKISGFTDEISSHLEQQLTGAEKAGISYLALRNIDGKNICNYTPKEAEKTVLPLLKKYEMKVSSIGSPLGKIPIEDDEAFEKQMALAENAAHIAEILECGYVRIFSFYIPKKDSHSRWSECAADKVGRLSEVLGKYGITALHENEKEIYGDTKEHCLELLKKVNSPFLKAAFDFANFVQCKEEPLKAYQLLEPYAVYFHIKDAEFETGDTVVCGQGDGCIETILKSALEKGYNGFLTLEPHLTRFEGLDLLERRSVREVIRENKAESGLEGFCMQYDALDHILKRINSRKKIGGKDYESR; from the coding sequence ATGGGATATGAGAAAATTTCGGGATTTACAGATGAGATCAGCAGCCATTTGGAACAACAGCTTACAGGTGCTGAAAAGGCAGGAATATCTTATCTTGCGCTGCGAAATATAGACGGAAAAAACATCTGCAACTATACACCAAAAGAGGCTGAAAAAACAGTGCTGCCCTTGTTGAAAAAATATGAAATGAAAGTGTCATCCATAGGTTCTCCCCTTGGGAAAATTCCGATCGAAGATGATGAGGCGTTTGAAAAACAGATGGCGCTGGCGGAAAATGCGGCACATATAGCGGAGATATTGGAATGCGGTTATGTTAGGATATTCAGCTTTTATATTCCAAAGAAAGACTCCCACTCCAGGTGGAGCGAATGTGCTGCAGATAAAGTGGGCAGGCTGTCGGAGGTGTTAGGAAAGTACGGCATAACCGCTTTGCACGAAAATGAAAAAGAAATATACGGCGATACCAAAGAACATTGTCTCGAATTGCTAAAGAAAGTGAACAGCCCATTTCTGAAAGCTGCCTTTGATTTCGCGAATTTTGTGCAGTGCAAAGAGGAACCGCTGAAAGCGTATCAGTTGCTGGAGCCATATGCTGTCTATTTCCATATCAAGGATGCAGAGTTTGAAACGGGTGACACGGTTGTGTGCGGACAGGGAGACGGCTGTATTGAGACGATTCTTAAGTCCGCGCTTGAAAAGGGATATAATGGATTTCTTACATTGGAACCTCATCTTACAAGGTTTGAGGGACTGGATTTGCTGGAAAGAAGGTCTGTACGGGAAGTGATCAGAGAAAATAAGGCGGAAAGTGGATTGGAAGGATTTTGTATGCAGTATGACGCGCTGGATCACATCCTTAAGAGAATAAACAGCAGGAAGAAAATAGGGGGAAAGGATTATGAGAGCCGATAA
- a CDS encoding NCS2 family permease — protein MKQWLEKQFKLSEFHSNVRTELLAGLTTFVTMAYVLATVPNMMESAGLDKHVMFTVLILLVILTTCAMAFYTNRPFALAPGLGSVGIVTAMIANDGIAPDVASGVIFWSGVLFIAISFLGLREAVVKVIPVSLKHAVSAGIGLFIALLGAKSCGLIIANEAKKSLGFGDLTAPTVIVAVIGFVILLILKTRNVPGDMILAIALTTLVGIPFGVTKMPESLFTMPANIGGQFLHVDFLGALNFAYIPFLIALFVPDFFSTFGTVLGVGAKAGYLDEDGNLPGIDKCFKVDAVATSFGALFGMPSMTTYLESSAGVEAGGKTGLSVVFTSVFFGLALFLAPIALMIPSAATAPVLMYIGINMLGAMKNIKFHDFTEAFPSFVCIAFTIFGNNIANGICAALPTYVIMKISAGKIKEIRPVMWVLVAVCLLYFYSIM, from the coding sequence ATGAAACAGTGGTTGGAAAAACAATTTAAGTTATCAGAGTTTCATTCAAATGTCAGGACAGAGCTTCTGGCCGGTCTGACTACCTTTGTGACCATGGCCTATGTTCTGGCCACAGTGCCCAACATGATGGAATCAGCAGGCCTGGACAAGCACGTAATGTTTACTGTGCTTATCTTACTGGTGATCCTTACAACCTGTGCCATGGCATTTTACACGAACAGGCCCTTTGCGCTGGCACCGGGACTGGGAAGTGTGGGTATCGTTACAGCTATGATAGCCAATGACGGCATAGCGCCTGATGTGGCTTCCGGTGTTATTTTCTGGAGTGGTGTATTGTTTATCGCCATATCCTTTCTGGGACTCAGGGAAGCAGTGGTCAAAGTCATCCCCGTCAGTCTGAAACACGCGGTAAGTGCAGGTATCGGTCTTTTTATCGCGCTTTTGGGCGCAAAAAGCTGCGGCCTTATCATCGCCAATGAAGCGAAGAAAAGCCTGGGATTTGGTGATCTGACCGCGCCTACAGTTATTGTTGCAGTTATCGGTTTTGTGATCTTACTGATATTAAAAACGAGAAATGTACCGGGAGATATGATCCTGGCAATTGCACTCACCACCTTGGTGGGAATCCCCTTTGGCGTTACAAAAATGCCGGAAAGCCTGTTTACCATGCCCGCCAATATAGGTGGACAGTTTCTGCATGTTGACTTTCTGGGAGCATTGAATTTTGCTTATATTCCGTTTCTGATCGCGCTTTTTGTGCCGGACTTTTTCTCTACATTCGGAACGGTTTTGGGTGTGGGTGCAAAAGCGGGATATCTGGATGAGGACGGCAATCTTCCCGGAATTGATAAATGTTTCAAGGTGGACGCAGTAGCTACCAGTTTTGGCGCCCTCTTTGGTATGCCGAGTATGACAACATACCTGGAGTCCTCTGCCGGCGTGGAGGCTGGCGGTAAGACCGGTCTGTCTGTGGTGTTTACATCTGTTTTCTTCGGACTGGCTCTGTTTCTTGCGCCCATTGCCCTGATGATCCCCTCTGCGGCTACAGCACCTGTGCTCATGTATATCGGGATCAATATGCTGGGGGCAATGAAAAACATCAAGTTCCACGATTTTACAGAGGCATTTCCGTCTTTTGTATGTATTGCATTTACCATCTTCGGAAACAACATTGCAAACGGTATCTGTGCCGCTCTTCCTACCTATGTGATCATGAAGATATCAGCAGGAAAGATAAAAGAGATCCGGCCGGTTATGTGGGTGCTGGTGGCTGTCTGTCTGCTCTATTTCTACTCAATCATGTAA
- a CDS encoding sensor histidine kinase, translating to MKEHWKKAVNRMIEGVRRMGLQKRFLLLVVFAVIFPLFFLETATFFSVRRVFQLSNYENMQQELDSYNVLVNNRLREYSSVGNKIATSLYTIKMLEKTSSDKQLDDFIQANEYDKLLDEWTGELDDYIAVEVINKRGFITYKPYQFTDSCLEESTLFSHIMRREERQVWLGAFNWENMDKYSSPPSKKNLQYPLIISTKVKGAYSSDYLGCVNLYIDQFLLSDLLSEVLNYREKTSSLFSEEELFFIDSSGKIISHKDSGQIGNQIEKELKENLEQNEIDRPESKIVFLNEGRDKKLVFYSESELTGMRMVALVDYKEFYQVINQIFETMVLFSMLVLGIAGIVSWLYFISVKKPIDHIVTGMKQVEKNNFSVVVEDAGKDELNYLTQRFNKMVSRTGELIQQKISMETEKKDAELRVLEEQINPHFLYNTLDMINWIAFERNDEKTCHIIESLSEFYRTGLNSGERIYTVGQEIKHVSAYIEIQKERYQGKIQYHFQIEEETCPYEMVKVALQPLVENAIVHGIIPKGSKGNIWITVKKVHNEILFLVTDDGLGLGAKQKDGEQTGKASYGLRNVDARIKMYFGEDYGVRLEPGENGCGAVSVIRIPARMGGDGNEDFIGG from the coding sequence ATGAAAGAGCATTGGAAAAAAGCTGTAAACAGGATGATCGAAGGTGTGCGCAGGATGGGGCTGCAGAAACGATTTCTGCTGCTTGTGGTTTTTGCGGTCATTTTTCCTCTGTTTTTTCTGGAGACAGCAACATTTTTTTCCGTGCGCCGGGTTTTTCAGTTGAGTAATTATGAGAATATGCAGCAGGAATTGGATTCCTATAATGTGCTGGTGAATAACCGTCTCAGAGAGTACAGCTCTGTGGGAAACAAGATCGCAACCAGCCTGTATACCATCAAGATGCTGGAGAAAACATCAAGTGATAAACAGTTGGATGACTTTATACAGGCCAATGAATATGACAAGCTTCTGGATGAGTGGACCGGTGAGCTGGATGATTATATAGCTGTGGAGGTTATCAATAAAAGGGGCTTTATAACTTACAAGCCATATCAGTTTACTGACAGTTGTCTGGAGGAGAGTACACTTTTTTCCCACATCATGCGCCGGGAAGAGAGACAGGTATGGCTTGGAGCATTTAACTGGGAGAATATGGACAAGTATTCATCTCCTCCCAGTAAAAAAAACCTGCAGTACCCCTTGATCATTTCTACAAAAGTAAAAGGTGCGTACTCATCCGATTATCTGGGATGTGTGAATCTGTATATTGATCAGTTTTTGCTGTCGGACTTATTGTCTGAGGTTCTGAATTACAGGGAAAAGACAAGCTCCCTTTTTTCGGAAGAGGAGCTGTTTTTTATTGACAGCAGCGGCAAGATAATCTCCCATAAAGATTCCGGACAGATTGGGAATCAGATTGAAAAAGAGCTGAAAGAAAATCTGGAACAAAATGAAATAGATCGTCCGGAATCCAAGATCGTGTTTTTAAATGAAGGGAGAGATAAAAAGCTTGTTTTTTATTCCGAGTCTGAACTGACCGGTATGCGCATGGTTGCCCTGGTGGACTATAAGGAGTTCTATCAGGTGATCAATCAGATCTTTGAGACAATGGTGCTTTTCAGTATGCTTGTGCTGGGAATCGCGGGTATTGTTTCCTGGCTGTATTTTATCAGTGTCAAAAAACCCATCGATCATATTGTGACGGGGATGAAACAGGTTGAGAAGAACAATTTTTCTGTGGTGGTGGAGGACGCCGGGAAGGATGAATTAAATTATCTCACTCAGAGGTTTAATAAGATGGTAAGCCGGACCGGAGAATTGATCCAACAGAAGATCAGTATGGAGACGGAGAAGAAGGACGCAGAGCTGCGTGTGCTGGAGGAACAGATCAATCCTCACTTCCTCTATAATACACTGGATATGATCAACTGGATCGCATTTGAGAGGAATGACGAAAAGACCTGCCATATCATAGAGTCTCTGTCTGAGTTCTATCGGACCGGACTTAACTCCGGAGAACGGATCTATACGGTGGGACAGGAGATAAAGCATGTGAGTGCTTATATTGAAATACAGAAGGAACGTTATCAGGGAAAAATACAATACCATTTCCAAATCGAGGAAGAGACCTGCCCATATGAGATGGTAAAAGTTGCGCTGCAGCCCCTTGTGGAAAATGCCATTGTCCATGGGATCATTCCAAAGGGGAGCAAGGGTAATATATGGATCACTGTGAAGAAGGTACATAATGAAATCCTTTTTCTGGTAACCGATGACGGCCTGGGACTGGGGGCAAAGCAAAAGGACGGGGAGCAAACCGGAAAAGCAAGTTATGGTCTGCGGAATGTGGATGCCAGGATCAAGATGTACTTCGGTGAGGATTATGGGGTCAGGCTTGAACCCGGAGAAAACGGATGCGGCGCAGTATCTGTTATTAGGATACCTGCAAGAATGGGAGGGGACGGAAATGAAGATTTTATTGGTGGATGA
- a CDS encoding LysR family transcriptional regulator, whose product MNIHELNYVLCIAKHQNMTKAAQELFISQPTLSKHLGKLERELGIKLFSRVDNCYIPTYAGRRYMEYASGVLELTRDWEKELADLRSQNDGELNVAFPLMRSSCMIPRILPAFRRIHPNIRLNFLEETYAIQERLLTDSRIDFAIFSDGSLNPKLEYETLGHEEILLAVSPDHPLARKVRSAACKDSSYPQVDLSELGNEKFILHFPEQNTGAITEQLLKKYGIKPKVPFYTRNTQAALLLVQQNEGICFAPETYIQNMTFRTPPVCFSLHDPDAFTSTIIAYRKGAYLTSYALDFIQISKDYFGGHLNKQ is encoded by the coding sequence ATGAATATCCACGAATTGAACTATGTGCTTTGCATTGCCAAGCATCAGAATATGACAAAGGCTGCTCAGGAACTCTTTATCTCCCAGCCCACACTCAGCAAGCATCTGGGAAAACTGGAACGGGAACTGGGCATTAAACTGTTCAGCAGGGTTGACAACTGTTACATTCCCACTTATGCGGGAAGGCGCTATATGGAATACGCCTCAGGCGTACTGGAACTGACCCGTGACTGGGAGAAGGAACTGGCGGATCTGCGTTCCCAAAATGACGGGGAACTGAATGTGGCTTTTCCCCTCATGCGAAGCTCCTGTATGATCCCCAGGATCCTTCCCGCTTTCCGCCGGATACACCCCAATATCCGCCTGAATTTCCTGGAGGAAACATATGCCATACAGGAGCGTCTTCTCACAGACAGCCGGATTGATTTCGCGATCTTCAGCGACGGAAGCCTGAATCCCAAGCTGGAATATGAAACCCTTGGCCATGAGGAAATCCTGCTGGCTGTTTCCCCCGACCACCCCCTTGCACGAAAAGTCAGATCTGCCGCCTGTAAGGACAGCTCTTATCCCCAGGTGGATCTTTCAGAGCTTGGAAACGAAAAATTCATTCTGCATTTTCCGGAACAGAATACCGGTGCCATAACAGAACAGCTGCTGAAAAAATACGGCATAAAGCCAAAGGTGCCCTTTTACACACGGAATACACAGGCCGCGCTCCTGCTGGTCCAGCAAAACGAAGGGATATGTTTCGCGCCGGAGACATACATACAAAACATGACGTTTCGGACACCTCCGGTATGCTTTTCCCTCCATGATCCGGATGCTTTTACAAGCACCATTATCGCCTATCGGAAAGGGGCCTATTTAACCTCTTACGCACTGGATTTCATTCAGATATCAAAGGATTATTTTGGCGGTCACCTGAATAAACAGTAA